In Wolbachia endosymbiont (group A) of Pogonocherus hispidulus, the genomic stretch AGCAACCTTTTGTGACATTTCCTCTGCAGTGATACCTATCGATTCCAATGCTACTTTGAACTCTTTTTCTTGCCCTTCAGCAGTTTGGAGCTTAGAAAGTAAAGCATTTATGGCAGTTCCTGCTTTTGCTGGTTGTTTACCTAAACTAACGAAGGCATTTACTAAACTACTTGTTTCCTTGATATCAAGACCAAATTGTTTTGCAGTACCACCAACTATTGCTAGAGCTTCAACCATATCTTTTGCTTTGGCAGCAGTGTTATCTGATAAGTGATTGATTACATTACCAACGTGTTCCATTTTACTAACATCAATTCCATAAACGTTAGAAAGTTTAGCTATGGAATCACCAGCTTGTTCAGCGGACATATCAAACGCTGTTGCCATTTTAGCTACTGTTGTGGTAAATCCAAGTAGCTTATCTTTGTCGATACCAAGCTGACCACCACTTGCAGCTATTTTTGCTAACTCTGCAGCCGATAATGGTATTGTACGGGATAATTCCTTTAATTTCTGGCCAAATTCTGCGGCTTTTTCATTATGAATTGCATCATTCTCATCAAATTGCACTACTTTTTTAACATCAGCCATAGCACTTTCAAAGTCAATTGCAACTTTAATTGGCGCTGCAAGTGAAAGCCCTAGTCCTATAGTCTCCATTACTTGTGATCTATAATGCGCTTTTTTTGCCAAGGCATTTTGCTGTTTTTGTATTACAGATCCTAGTTTACTGTATTTCCCTTTTAGCACTTCAATAGATGAACCAAGTTTAGTTTGATCCCTCACTAAAGATTTAATATCCTTTCCACTTTTTCTTATTTCTTCATTTAATGTGTGAAGTGCATCTCTCTTTTTAATATAAGCCTCTTTTGCCTTTGATGCCGATGCTTTCAATTTTTCAAATTCATTTTTCAGTGCTTTGCTTGGTTCTTTTTTTTCCTTCTTTTCTTTAGCAATTGCTGCAGCTGATTCTTTTGCTTTCTTCTCCGCTTCCTTCCAATTCTTCATGGCTTCAAGGGCATCATGATTTAGTTGCTTAAATTTGGAAACCGATTTCATTGATGAATCAAGCTGCTTTATACTATCACCCAACTTAGAAAGCTTTGCTGCACTACCTGTCATTGCATTATTAAAACTGCCATCTAACGTTGCACCTATTTTTATTGAAAGCATTGACATTTTTTTGTTACTCCTTCACTTACTTCTAACCACTTTAGAAACTCTTTTATACTCATATTAATAATTTGCTCAATTCCACTTCCTGTTGTTGAGCTAAGTTTTAAAATATTGAATCTTAACTCCTCTGTTCCAGCGGCGACAAAAAATCTTTTAGCACCTTCTGTATTTCTACATAATCTTTAATACATAAATCTTCAACTACTTCTTTTGGCACAGACGCTAGATTAGCAATTAAAGCTACTTCTTTCAAAGCTTCGCCTTCTATGCGTTCTATAGCAAGTAAATCTCTTACTTTAGGTTCACGCATTGATAACTCTGAAACAGAAATTCCATCAACTGTAATTGGGTTATTAAGTGTTATAGCTTGCATGTTTCTCCTTAAAAAGTTAATTAAATAAAAGTCTATATCGGCTTTTACATAACTAATTTTTTTTACTATAGTTTTTGTGTTTGATTAACGATCCTTCATACTAAATTTCTCAATATAAAGATGATAGTAGGGTTTATTTTTCCTCAACTTGAATTAATTCTTGAACTTCATCGACAGAAAGACCTGTACACTTGACAATAGTGCTAATATCAACATTATTAGTCAACATCGCTTTTGCAACTTCAATCTTTCCTTCAATCTTTCCTTCTTTTTTGGCATCATCAAGTTTTTGAGCAAGAACAGCTTGTTCATCACGAATACGCTTTATCTCTTGTTCATAGGCTATAAATTCTTCTTCAGACCAGTTGAACCTATTTAGTTCTTCATACGCTCTTTTAATTATTAGATCACTTCCTATTATTCTCTCTAGCTCTTCTTCACTAGTTTCATCTGCATATCTAAAAAAGTAGACCCACTTTTCAACTATATTTGAAAGCTGATCTTCTTTAGTTTTGGAAAATTTAGGCAATTCAATAAATACAAAATAAAAATCTTTTAGATCATGTTCATTAGTATCTTCATCGCGAATAGTATGCTTCGATTTGTACTCGGACTTATCAGGAAACAGTATACAATCTGCTATAGCAATAAAGATAATTTCCTTAAGGTCATGGTATTGATCACCTTTATCCGCTTGTCTTGAATAGGCTTTAGCAGCGTAGTATTGGGCACGTTTTTCAAAGCCTTTGGTTTTAGCGACCTGCATCTCAATTATCCATTGCACTCCTATAGAATCTCTACATAGCACATCAACAATACTTTGCTTTTTAGATGCAATATCAGGATCTTGAATAGTACTTAAAAACTCTATATCCTGTATTGCATTTTTGCCAGTAAAGCTCAAAATATCATTTAGAAAGTGAATGAGGATATCTTTATTCTTTTCTGTACCAAAGATACGGCGAAATGCTATATCATTTTTAGGGTCGAGAAATTTAGATAAAGCCATAGCACAAATGCTTAAAAAACATTAATAATTATACAGTATTATCAGTAATTTTTCAATAAAAAAGTGGTTATATGAAAAGGCATCCATCTATTCCATTAAATCCCTAAAACC encodes the following:
- a CDS encoding phage tail assembly protein, coding for MQAITLNNPITVDGISVSELSMREPKVRDLLAIERIEGEALKEVALIANLASVPKEVVEDLCIKDYVEIQKVLKDFLSPLEQRS
- a CDS encoding Rpn family recombination-promoting nuclease/putative transposase; amino-acid sequence: MALSKFLDPKNDIAFRRIFGTEKNKDILIHFLNDILSFTGKNAIQDIEFLSTIQDPDIASKKQSIVDVLCRDSIGVQWIIEMQVAKTKGFEKRAQYYAAKAYSRQADKGDQYHDLKEIIFIAIADCILFPDKSEYKSKHTIRDEDTNEHDLKDFYFVFIELPKFSKTKEDQLSNIVEKWVYFFRYADETSEEELERIIGSDLIIKRAYEELNRFNWSEEEFIAYEQEIKRIRDEQAVLAQKLDDAKKEGKIEGKIEVAKAMLTNNVDISTIVKCTGLSVDEVQELIQVEEK
- a CDS encoding phage tail tape measure protein; this translates as MSMLSIKIGATLDGSFNNAMTGSAAKLSKLGDSIKQLDSSMKSVSKFKQLNHDALEAMKNWKEAEKKAKESAAAIAKEKKEKKEPSKALKNEFEKLKASASKAKEAYIKKRDALHTLNEEIRKSGKDIKSLVRDQTKLGSSIEVLKGKYSKLGSVIQKQQNALAKKAHYRSQVMETIGLGLSLAAPIKVAIDFESAMADVKKVVQFDENDAIHNEKAAEFGQKLKELSRTIPLSAAELAKIAASGGQLGIDKDKLLGFTTTVAKMATAFDMSAEQAGDSIAKLSNVYGIDVSKMEHVGNVINHLSDNTAAKAKDMVEALAIVGGTAKQFGLDIKETSSLVNAFVSLGKQPAKAGTAINALLSKLQTAEGQEKEFKVALESIGITAEEMSQKVAENGQKALLHFFETLEKVDRQERSQILLNLFGQEYQDDIALIVGSLEEYKKAIGFVADKEKYNKSMQKEFNNRASTTANNLQLLKNTIAELGMNLGSVMLPPLNWISKILRSISTGIAWFAEKCPILTTGVMSIISALIIGKIAVVGFGYAFALAGGGLLTFNAILQGTLLPVLTSLSARVIPAVIMGLKALTLTNPIGAAIAGLSVGAALVIANWQKVKDFFSSIWKSITKPIENWIGIGKLFNDNPIKALEKTVEAKIGSATSENRNVFSKGNPLLNNNAFSGISNSRTNIESASVITEKGSVADNSEKVLKDCEKCEQKIFNQTFTFNISIKAEPNQDVRSLADTVIKRIREKSRDVLFDSIEPIY